A single window of Hypanus sabinus isolate sHypSab1 unplaced genomic scaffold, sHypSab1.hap1 scaffold_883, whole genome shotgun sequence DNA harbors:
- the LOC132390399 gene encoding stefin-3-like: MSSTVLKADDKVKDILTKVRPAVEKKCSQKATSFEPIEYRVSEVIGTMYLVKVDTGFTHNYLHVEIYDSPCGGPFLVAQAENNMRNDHLVPLVWRE, translated from the exons ATGTCCAGCACAGTGCTGAAGGCTGATGATAAAGTGAAGGATATCCTCACAAAG GTGAGGCCTGCAGTGGAGAAGAAATGCAGTCAGAAAGCGACTAGCTTTGAGCCGATAGAGTATCGTGTGTCGGAGGTGATTGGCACCATGTATCTGGTCAAG GTCGATACTGGATTCACCCACAATTATCTCCACGTTGAAATCTACGACTCGCCTTGTGGTGGTCCGTTTCTGGTCGCGCAGGCGGAAAACAACATGAGGAACGATCACCTGGTTCCCCTCGTCTGGAGGGAGTGA